The Bombus huntii isolate Logan2020A chromosome 2, iyBomHunt1.1, whole genome shotgun sequence genomic interval GCTCATTGACGGAATCGCGAAAAATCGACACGGTCGGCCACGATGCGCGGAACGGCATATGAACgattgaaaataaaacgaaaggaaaacTGAAACATACACCCACCAACGtatacacacatacacgcTGGTGGCTTCCTCGTTATTATGAAGAGCAACGAACGAGCGAGACTGGAGGATATATTTGACGtatcaataaattataatgaatTTTGACACATGGAATGTTAACAGGCGTACGTGttcataaaatttcgtatgcgCTTATGACGGAGCATCCATAACAACCTGTgtcaatgcacagcgttttgGTTCTGATATTTAAGAGAATTCGAATATATTTCGTTAAAATGTccgaattaaattaataatcgaCTTTACTACCGGATCCGATTTATTAGCATGCTTCTGTTATACATAAAATTCCACTTatccctttctttttcccttctttccctCTACGGAAATTTCGTCCCCTCTCCCGCCTTCACGCCTCGTTCCCTCTTCcttctcctcctcttcctcgctCCGAGCTCTTTCGCCAGAgatttcgatcgatcgttttcaATGCGGTGTCATTTCGACGAGAGCCACGACAAGCGAACACTCTCGACGCTTAACGATCGTTTTATAAAATGACGTGACCCTCGTAATTTCATTATGCCTTAATCCAACGAACGCTCGCGTTGCGGCGGGCGAAAAAGAGAAACTGCCCGCCACGCTCGCTAAAACGAGACCGAGCAACAGGGCAGAAGAAGGATGTGGGAGTTAGGATGGTGAAATGCTGAAAAAAGGGAGGGACGGTAGTAGGAACCTCTCCTCGATATTCAAGAGTGGCACTCGCAATATTAACGAGCGCCTATTAGCGAGTGACAACTGGTAGAGGAAGGGAAattcattttcctttttcttcttttaatcgtttctcttttctttttttttactaaatacgAGAGGAGTCGGCGCGAACCATCACTCGACCCTTTCCATTAAATCATCCAGTTCCTTttactttcattttctttcatcAGACTGTTTCCAAATTTCGTTTCATTCCTGAATTGCATCTCGTCACGTGACGATCTACAAactatgtatgtacgtataatGCGATTGAGGTTAACAAGATTACGTTACCGAATGAGAAAATCGTATTtcggaaaaatataaaaatatacttgGTAATCGTGTTAGAATTTTTACAAGAAAGAAATCGCAGAAATTTCAGATTCTagtttaattttaaaacacGGCAAGGAAGCGTTGATTTCATTATCTGCATTTACCTGTACGCGATAAGTGATTTATCGCGTCTTAACGCATCGAACGTTTACATTGGTCTGGTTATCGCGAATAAACAATTAACATCGCAAAACAATCTAACGCGTTGTTTCGACGATAAACGTTTTAAATCTCCGATAAAGTTGGGCATAATACTTTCAACCTTTCGAATGCTCGGCCGAAACCGATCAGATCCGATTCGATCAGCTTTCGTGCCTCGAAATCCCGACGATTAGCGATCGATATTGTCTTATTGTGTGCACACAATCCGGTTTATAGTCGATTTGTTTGAAAAACGTTTTCGCGCCGTTTTACATAACGCGATAGTGTTGTTAAATATTTGCTCTGTACACATCAACGATATGTTCATCTGTGAAATCCTGATCAGTTCTGTAAACGATAGATGCGGCAAAATATAGATATTTCAAATCGTTTTGTTATTAGTTATTGCATAGTAAAAACTACGTAGTTGCAATGCTTGCGACTTTACCGAGATagcgttatgacgtatatTAACAAATCCGTTTCCATGAAACCAATTGCGGTTGTTTATTGGCCGACAAGTAGTATTCTCAAGTATGTTTCAACAAATCAACACATTACGGTACTTCCCGCGCCCCGCTAATCGTAAAAATACATTGTCCATGTTTCTACATACGGTCGGATGAAGTGCCTACACTTATGGCTGACTCGTAAATCGCGAAATCACGGACTAATCGTGTCGTAAATATTCAGAAGGAGAATGGGCAAAGTAATCCGGAAAACATGTACGAGCAGGTAGAATGGGGACTTCGAAgttgttagaaaaaattaCAGTTGGATGAATCATAATTGTTGATATAGAGATATTACAGTAGATGAAACTGCCAatttgataattaatatttatcatgtaatgtcaaaaattttaattacgtaGGACAGGCTCTGAGGCTCTACAATTGATTACTTCGTATACATAAAATCTTAcctattttttatataattacgcAGTAATTATAGCAAAATAAAAACATAtggatacatattttatttccattcctattttgatatttttgatattaattaaatgataCAGACTTTCAAATTTAAAATCACATTCACATGAAATTACTTCAATTACtttattaacattatataCGATCTATCAAATATTCATACGATATCCCTTAACATTAATACGAACGTATAATTTGGaattatccttttttttttcattaggCTACTAGATTCTTTCCACGATTAAAACTGATGAAATTCGGTTGCAAgttaaatatgattaaaaTCATTCCTTGTACAGGTTGCCAAAATTGTACATAAAATACGATACCTtcatttgtataaaaattctgCTTTTGAATCATTCAGTGTGACGCTTCACAAccaaaattaattatctacATAAATTACAAAGAGACATGTTACTTAGTtgtttataacgtattattcaACAAAGCTTATGTGGTACAAACTATAGCCTTAGATAATTCTGATTATAATGAAACGTACTAAATTGTGTCTAAtcaactttctttttttctcagCCACCACTACGAGTAACTCTGTagttattctttttcttcacAAATCAAATATAGAACTACAGGATAGTACAATTAATATTGATCGGTAGTATCATCGTTattaaaaggatattttaatatcgacAACACTTAAATAGCGCACAATATGCATAGGTCGCAAGATAATACATATTACCATCTGTATAGTACCTACACAGGTGTCGTTCGATTAAGAATAATACATTTCATTTGCATAACAGTAATTCTACAGAAAACGCAGTTTAATATGAAAgaagtattttaattatagtGTCAGATTGGGGTCACTCGATGCTTAGAGTACAATGAGAGAGCAAGTGTAGCCAGATTTCTGCAATTTTTAATTAGCGTTAATAATAAACGTATAGTGTTAATTGTTTAACATATTTATGTATCGAAAGTCAATGGtactttttgtaaaattactaGCTATATCGGTTAAACAAATTGTGTACAGTGTgatatttgaaaacatttggtatttataaaaatcatcGCACTGTGTTGAACTGACACATACAATCATAAGagttaataatatttgtgaTTACATGTTAAGAATATATCTTTGTATTCCTTGGTCAttgaaatttctcaattttttttttagacaCTACCTGGTTTCTCCTTTATAAATACTCTAAGCCATTACGAACTGCTTTCTCCTTGTAATCATTATTTTGGCGGTCTATCTTGATCAGCAAAATATTTTGTCGCATTAGGAAAACGCAAAGGATCCGGAAAATCTGGTGTTCCCAATCTATGCGGATTCAAGCAGTCTCTAATTGCTTGACCAAACGCACGTCTAACTCCAGGATCTACAGCTACAGCAATTGCAGCACCTTCAACTTCTTCAACGCCTGCTCGAGTTACACCTTCTCTCACTAAACGTTCCATAGACGCCGCTATCGCTGAATGATTTGGAGTAGGACTAACTAATAATCGTGGCTTTTGCTGTTCAATAAGCTTACGCCGTTTAGTAGGTAGTGTACCTAAATAAGCATCACTAAGTGTTGCTACACCCCCGTTTGTTATTCCTTGCATTTGTAGTTGGCGTCGTTGTCGTAGACCATCTCGAGCAATTATTGGTACCCAATCCTAAAATggacaattttttataacattgTTTACAATACAAATTCATATACATAGATAGATGTATACATACTGAAGGTAATGCTTCATGACCTGGGAACGTTTCTGGAATTTCTTCTCTATCTTCTGGTAGAGAAGATGCTTCAAATGTTGTTCTTTCTTGTACAGTATCTGTTTCCATGGGCTGGAATCATATCTAATTGTTAGACTTATTTCATTTCCACATTAAAACTGCAgaagtatgtatgtatgtgtaacTTGCCTCTGTTTCCGATTGTGTTTGCGAAGGTTGATGCGCTGGGGCTGAAGGAACCGATGTTGCTTCGGAAGGtgcatttttgtatattaaaagCGGGACAATTTCTGAATCTGGAGGTTGTGTAACTCGTAAAGAATAAGTACGGAACTGAGCAATAAATGCATTCAGCACCCACCGACGTACTGTAGGATGAATACTCCCTAACATTTCAGtctatttgaaaaattgaagatcattaattattaaagtatgaaaaatatgcaaattataATGGATTCAATGAGACATGTAACATACCACAAAACGTGATGCAATTACTTCTAATCCTCCCTGTCCGCCACGAATAGAGTATCGAAGTACAGCACATAATTGCTTACCcatattatttacaatattgaaaatttcttgCCCGAATCTAGTATCATCAATATCTAGAAAAAACAAACTTATATTGTCTTATAATtgagatataaaattaaatattttacagaatACATTTTACACAATGCCACATACCATTATTAAATAGATGTTGTAATATATCTTTAATATGACGGCGAAGTAGTGCTTCAACAGTAGCACAAATGTCTACTTGTTGACCGTTTCTAGTATTAGCTTCTTCTTCTGCGTTTAATAAAGACTGGAAATGTGGTCTTAACTGTGATAACAATCGTTCAGTAGCTTGCTCCTGAAGTGTTTCCGGTGCAACGTTTGGGAAAGAGTACTGGAAGAACTCTTGTAATGGTCTTCTAAGATGAGAAATTGGTTCTGACTGACCAATTCGTAATCTTATTAAACCTTCTAATGTCATATTCTGTAcctaaaaaattattatatatatatatatatgtcgaggttaacattagaattagggttaggggcgtgaaacgaatcttcgtttgggttacacgttgtcgttatgcaatagagaagacattgactagtgcaaatacgattattatagaaccggacaagtaaccgtggtagttaggtactcgagaaactaatgacaatgatcctaggttcaataacgaatccgcggtcgacgggatgatagatgaacgtactcacaaaatctaagtcgggcgcgtaatattcactggtcgtaaggggttactctttttcatcgatgagatcgcgagcgggaatgactttcccgtgccgatgatgccacagaggaaaactatattggggtgtgtctaaggacacgagatcatcggattcgtcgagaaaagccttcgttcagaaagtaagggaaattggcgttgctgctaattggtcaatctccataccggtggttagaaaaagatgctagccgccctcgagggaaagttgctagtggaagacgccgctcgttgaaaaataggtctccctattttcccgtagttgggacaaagactgtttgtctgtttgaaagactttagttgactaaatcttaagatttataacgggccctcgagctaactgaacatgtactgcggagacgcatcgacatctggcaatcatcttactcgaagaatagggtctgcgtgtggcgagccacgggacagagaccgttggaatgtttactgtcgcgtgtcgccacgaatatttcttttaaggagagctatagaattactccatacctttgttagacaaagcgttcatcccgtgaccgcggctacgttcggcgactgactgtcgcctcgagcccaagctcactatcacaactctcgaacaattacaatcggattgaataactacaattgttcaattacagctatagtagactctaggttacaatgttgcgggattatccaaaattccaaaggctccgatgttctttcatctccgacatacacacacacacacacacacacacacacataaaTTTCACTTACCATCATAtataaatttcacaaaaatgtTTCTTACCACTAGGACAGATAAATTCACGAGGAAATTTTCTGCAGTTTCTGGGTCTTGAGACGTGAAAAGACTCATTTGGATACCTCTACGTTCTAACAAGTCCGCAAGAGTTAGATCACCCCCAGTAGCATTACCAGTACTAATAGTGAAAAATGATAAGAATTTATGTTTTACTTAACGAATAAATGTCTCAAGTATTCTGCAAGTAATATACACACCTATTTCCAATAATTCCTACGCGAATATTTCCACCAGTACGTATCTGCACCATATTCCCCAGACCTTCGGGTGAGTTAGAATCTAACAGCAAAAATGatgtagattttaatttaaaacgtGTCAAAAACAATTCAACGAATACTTACTGTTAATATTGACACTGATATTAGCCTGTGGTTGACCAACCCTACCTCCTAAAATTTGTTGCTGTAAGTACATTAACGGATCGTAGATCGCATTTGTTTGTGACGTCGTTGATGCTGTAGTATTTGTAGAGCTGGTATTGCTAGTAGCACTTGAAGTTGTCGctgtaatatgaaaaaatgattttataggttaataaatagttaacaaataacaattatttaatatttacttaaattatatacCTGTTTGTGCCTGGGATGGTGTTTCAGGCGTAGTTTGAGTTCGTGTTGCCTGCGACGTAGAAGTAGCAGTACTAGGAGTTGTAGTCGAGGTGCGACGAACATGATGCGAATTACAAGAAAGGAATGGATCAAAATCAAATGCTTGTCCTATACTCATTCCAACACCTAAAGGATGAGTCTGTTGATGGAATACGTGTGGACGCGACGTACTTCTAGTTTGTGTTGCTGTGGTAGGATGAGTACCAACATTGcttctataataatatgtaaggaatattaaattcaaattagaAGCATAGGTGTataaattattcgtattatGTAAAAGTAATGATTAACATACCGTGCCTGCGTACTTTGCCCAGCATTTGTGTTCCCACTATCAAGTGATGCAGCAGTTAATTGGCTTGCTGTTAGAGGATTTCGGGTTATAAGTCTTGTGTTAGCTGGACcaccttgtaccatatgaccAGCAACAGCCTGCATCAAATTTCGTATGAAATCAGGCGGAGGAGCTGAGCCCCAATATGCACCAGTGCTACCATCCATTCTCcctataaattataaaataataaacgaatATAAATGACAATTGAGCTTGAATCATAGTATTAAAACTATTAGTAAGCCCTACCAccattattattgttgttgttgctattattattattttcaccAGCTTGAGGCTGTTCACTTCCAGGTGGAGCATCTATGTTACTTTCAGGACTAACTTCCATTAATACTTCAACATTGTTTGGTAAGTTAAACACTGTTCCTATAACATAATTCTAATTGTTTTAtctaaataatttacttttttagACGCAAGAAAACTTATACATACCAAACGGAGATTGTGTTGAATCTAATTGTGGTTGTTGTTGTTCAGCTTGTTGTTGAGTACTAGATTCCGATTCTTGTTGTTGATTGGCGTCATCAGTATTAGCTTCATTTGTTTCTGCTTGCGTAGGTGTACTTGCAGATTCTGCATTTTCTTCATtaccattattattatttgcattACGACCATGTAAACTAATGTGAGCCTGGTAGAAAcacgatataaaataattttattacacctggaacaaaatttaaatactaTTGTTATTCATCCTCACCTCTACCTGGATTGGTATACCGGGCTGCAAAATAGTTGAATGTTGAATAATAATTGGTCTACATCGTAAGTTCCTGGGCGGTTGTTGACTCATATCAACAATTATGTCACTTAAAGCATGACAGGCATGTGACATATAATGCAAGCATTCGCTTACACCATTCACAAATGTTTGAGTTTCTTCAATGCGTCTTTCCTAAACATAAAtgattttttcatttcaaattacTCACATTCATATTTATGAACATTATTTACTTACACCTGGATGTAATGAAGGATCATCACGCATAAGTTTACAATAACGTTCTGTATGAGGTCGTAAACGAGATTGTGTATCAATTAATAGGTCCAATAATTCTGCCAATTGTGGAGGTCGTGGAAGtctaaaaataatagatttatGAATTATGTAATAGAACatcatattatacatatataactaTACAGGATCCCTACTGTGGTGATGGTCGTCGATTAGATTGTTCGTCATTATTTGATGTAGAACCTTGTTGTTCAGATTGTGGTTGTTGTGGCTGTTGTGTATCTGCTTGATTCTCCTCATTAGTTTCATTTGCTGGTCTTGATTCAGCATTTTCATCATTGTTTCCTATGTTCATAGTTAACAgttatatgtaataatttatactcaatctttttattcttaataCGTTTTATATACAAACCCCTAAGTAATGTAACGTTGTTTGCACCAACTGCAGATAAGGCAGCTGCTATTGCAGCTGCAGCAGCCTCTGCCAACCGGGCACCACCATTTGTTGCATTTTCATTATTACTGAAAAGGctaaataatttatcaatttattttactcCTTTCCACAGTAATtactaaatttctttttttttttttacttactACTGTTCTGTATCCAACTCTGACTCCTGCATGAGTTGACTAAATGGTGGTCGATTATTTTCAGATGTAGAGAGATTTGCGGAATTAGAGGGGCTCTCGAGTCGATCCATAAGACGATTTGCGCGTTCAAGCATGTGTCTTGCAGCAATTAATCGACCATTAGATAAGCTGTTGCTGAATTGAGGTACTGGCAACccttttaaatgaaataaaacaacTCTAAGAAAAAATCTctgtagaaaaaatataagtaaaataatgaaaaaatccgaaaattttgaaattatatattatatcagaCATATATTAGATCTAATACCATGTCCTTCCACAATTTCAGCTGGTACTGACATTGCACCCAAATACATAGCATTACCATGCATTTGAGCACGAGTGAGTCGGTAATGTGTTCTTTGTGGATTTTGCCACATTTGTGATCCATGATTCTGACCTTGACTTTGACCTCCGTCATTTCCACGTTGACCAGGTTGAGGTGGTGCACGTTGTACCAAATGTATAACTTTTCCATTAACAtctaaattgtaaaataatttaaatcaataatgtcctttactttatatttgtaaatgtAATACAAACTTCTTTACCataatcatttaattttttctcatCTTGAAGAACTCTACCGCAATAAATAAGTCTTTGTGAATCTGCTGGTACTGCCACTGTTTCTGCTATATATTCTTTGAAACCTCGAACTGTAATTTGCTATATAAAAAATCTAAgtcattttttctcttttagtCTTTTGCAACTTTTACTTTAATAACATACAACAACAGTTTATAGTGACAGTTCCAAATCTATTAAGAAATACTGTCttgatataattatacaaaaacattaaagtatatttcatattaatatttcacattcatCAGTATT includes:
- the LOC126875262 gene encoding large proline-rich protein BAG6 isoform X6, with the translated sequence MIDLTVKTLDSQNHTFSLEDDQITVRGFKEYIAETVAVPADSQRLIYCGRVLQDEKKLNDYDVNGKVIHLVQRAPPQPGQRGNDGGQSQGQNHGSQMWQNPQRTHYRLTRAQMHGNAMYLGAMSVPAEIVEGHGLPVPQFSNSLSNGRLIAARHMLERANRLMDRLESPSNSANLSTSENNRPPFSQLMQESELDTEQYNNENATNGGARLAEAAAAAIAAALSAVGANNVTLLRGNNDENAESRPANETNEENQADTQQPQQPQSEQQGSTSNNDEQSNRRPSPQLPRPPQLAELLDLLIDTQSRLRPHTERYCKLMRDDPSLHPGERRIEETQTFVNGVSECLHYMSHACHALSDIIVDMSQQPPRNLRCRPIIIQHSTILQPGIPIQVEAHISLHGRNANNNNGNEENAESASTPTQAETNEANTDDANQQQESESSTQQQAEQQQPQLDSTQSPFGTVFNLPNNVEVLMEVSPESNIDAPPGSEQPQAGENNNNSNNNNNNGGRMDGSTGAYWGSAPPPDFIRNLMQAVAGHMVQGGPANTRLITRNPLTASQLTAASLDSGNTNAGQSTQARSNVGTHPTTATQTRSTSRPHVFHQQTHPLGVGMSIGQAFDFDPFLSCNSHHVRRTSTTTPSTATSTSQATRTQTTPETPSQAQTATTSSATSNTSSTNTTASTTSQTNAIYDPLMYLQQQILGGRVGQPQANISVNINNSNSPEGLGNMVQIRTGGNIRVGIIGNSTGNATGGDLTLADLLERRGIQMSLFTSQDPETAENFLVNLSVLVVQNMTLEGLIRLRIGQSEPISHLRRPLQEFFQYSFPNVAPETLQEQATERLLSQLRPHFQSLLNAEEEANTRNGQQVDICATVEALLRRHIKDILQHLFNNDIDDTRFGQEIFNIVNNMGKQLCAVLRYSIRGGQGGLEVIASRFVTEMLGSIHPTVRRWVLNAFIAQFRTYSLRVTQPPDSEIVPLLIYKNAPSEATSVPSAPAHQPSQTQSETEPMETDTVQERTTFEASSLPEDREEIPETFPGHEALPSDWVPIIARDGLRQRRQLQMQGITNGGVATLSDAYLGTLPTKRRKLIEQQKPRLLVSPTPNHSAIAASMERLVREGVTRAGVEEVEGAAIAVAVDPGVRRAFGQAIRDCLNPHRLGTPDFPDPLRFPNATKYFADQDRPPK
- the LOC126875262 gene encoding large proline-rich protein BAG6 isoform X8, giving the protein MIDLTVKTLDSQNHTFSLEDDQITVRGFKEYIAETVAVPADSQRLIYCGRVLQDEKKLNDYDVNGKVIHLVQRAPPQPGQRGNDGGQSQGLPVPQFSNSLSNGRLIAARHMLERANRLMDRLESPSNSANLSTSENNRPPFSQLMQESELDTEQYLFSNNENATNGGARLAEAAAAAIAAALSAVGANNVTLLRGNNDENAESRPANETNEENQADTQQPQQPQSEQQGSTSNNDEQSNRRPSPQLPRPPQLAELLDLLIDTQSRLRPHTERYCKLMRDDPSLHPGERRIEETQTFVNGVSECLHYMSHACHALSDIIVDMSQQPPRNLRCRPIIIQHSTILQPGIPIQVEAHISLHGRNANNNNGNEENAESASTPTQAETNEANTDDANQQQESESSTQQQAEQQQPQLDSTQSPFGTVFNLPNNVEVLMEVSPESNIDAPPGSEQPQAGENNNNSNNNNNNGGRMDGSTGAYWGSAPPPDFIRNLMQAVAGHMVQGGPANTRLITRNPLTASQLTAASLDSGNTNAGQSTQARSNVGTHPTTATQTRSTSRPHVFHQQTHPLGVGMSIGQAFDFDPFLSCNSHHVRRTSTTTPSTATSTSQATRTQTTPETPSQAQTATTSSATSNTSSTNTTASTTSQTNAIYDPLMYLQQQILGGRVGQPQANISVNINNSNSPEGLGNMVQIRTGGNIRVGIIGNSTGNATGGDLTLADLLERRGIQMSLFTSQDPETAENFLVNLSVLVVQNMTLEGLIRLRIGQSEPISHLRRPLQEFFQYSFPNVAPETLQEQATERLLSQLRPHFQSLLNAEEEANTRNGQQVDICATVEALLRRHIKDILQHLFNNDIDDTRFGQEIFNIVNNMGKQLCAVLRYSIRGGQGGLEVIASRFVTEMLGSIHPTVRRWVLNAFIAQFRTYSLRVTQPPDSEIVPLLIYKNAPSEATSVPSAPAHQPSQTQSETEPMETDTVQERTTFEASSLPEDREEIPETFPGHEALPSDWVPIIARDGLRQRRQLQMQGITNGGVATLSDAYLGTLPTKRRKLIEQQKPRLLVSPTPNHSAIAASMERLVREGVTRAGVEEVEGAAIAVAVDPGVRRAFGQAIRDCLNPHRLGTPDFPDPLRFPNATKYFADQDRPPK
- the LOC126875262 gene encoding large proline-rich protein BAG6 isoform X3, which gives rise to MIDLTVKTLDSQNHTFSLEDDQITVRGFKEYIAETVAVPADSQRLIYCGRVLQDEKKLNDYDVNGKVIHLVQRAPPQPGQRGNDGGQSQGQNHGSQMWQNPQRTHYRLTRAQMHGNAMYLGAMSVPAEIVEGHGLPVPQFSNSLSNGRLIAARHMLERANRLMDRLESPSNSANLSTSENNRPPFSQLMQESELDTEQYLFSNNENATNGGARLAEAAAAAIAAALSAVGANNVTLLRGNNDENAESRPANETNEENQADTQQPQQPQSEQQGSTSNNDEQSNRRPSPQLPRPPQLAELLDLLIDTQSRLRPHTERYCKLMRDDPSLHPGERRIEETQTFVNGVSECLHYMSHACHALSDIIVDMSQQPPRNLRCRPIIIQHSTILQPGIPIQAHISLHGRNANNNNGNEENAESASTPTQAETNEANTDDANQQQESESSTQQQAEQQQPQLDSTQSPFGTVFNLPNNVEVLMEVSPESNIDAPPGSEQPQAGENNNNSNNNNNNGGRMDGSTGAYWGSAPPPDFIRNLMQAVAGHMVQGGPANTRLITRNPLTASQLTAASLDSGNTNAGQSTQARSNVGTHPTTATQTRSTSRPHVFHQQTHPLGVGMSIGQAFDFDPFLSCNSHHVRRTSTTTPSTATSTSQATRTQTTPETPSQAQTATTSSATSNTSSTNTTASTTSQTNAIYDPLMYLQQQILGGRVGQPQANISVNINNSNSPEGLGNMVQIRTGGNIRVGIIGNSTGNATGGDLTLADLLERRGIQMSLFTSQDPETAENFLVNLSVLVVQNMTLEGLIRLRIGQSEPISHLRRPLQEFFQYSFPNVAPETLQEQATERLLSQLRPHFQSLLNAEEEANTRNGQQVDICATVEALLRRHIKDILQHLFNNDIDDTRFGQEIFNIVNNMGKQLCAVLRYSIRGGQGGLEVIASRFVTEMLGSIHPTVRRWVLNAFIAQFRTYSLRVTQPPDSEIVPLLIYKNAPSEATSVPSAPAHQPSQTQSETEPMETDTVQERTTFEASSLPEDREEIPETFPGHEALPSDWVPIIARDGLRQRRQLQMQGITNGGVATLSDAYLGTLPTKRRKLIEQQKPRLLVSPTPNHSAIAASMERLVREGVTRAGVEEVEGAAIAVAVDPGVRRAFGQAIRDCLNPHRLGTPDFPDPLRFPNATKYFADQDRPPK
- the LOC126875262 gene encoding large proline-rich protein BAG6 isoform X5; translated protein: MIDLTVKTLDSQNHTFSLEDDQITVRGFKEYIAETVAVPADSQRLIYCGRVLQDEKKLNDYDVNGKVIHLVQRAPPQPGQRGNDGGQSQGQNHGSQMWQNPQRTHYRLTRAQMHGNAMYLGAMSVPAEIVEGHGLPVPQFSNSLSNGRLIAARHMLERANRLMDRLESPSNSANLSTSENNRPPFSQLMQESELDTEQYLFSNNENATNGGARLAEAAAAAIAAALSAVGANNVTLLRGNNDENAESRPANETNEENQADTQQPQQPQSEQQGSTSNNDEQSNRRPSPQLPRPPQLAELLDLLIDTQSRLRPHTERYCKLMRDDPSLHPGERRIEETQTFVNGVSECLHYMSHACHALSDIIVDMSQQPPRNLRCRPIIIQHSTILQPGIPIQVEAHISLHGRNANNNNGNEENAESASTPTQAETNEANTDDANQQQESESSTQQQAEQQQPQLDSTQSPFVFNLPNNVEVLMEVSPESNIDAPPGSEQPQAGENNNNSNNNNNNGRMDGSTGAYWGSAPPPDFIRNLMQAVAGHMVQGGPANTRLITRNPLTASQLTAASLDSGNTNAGQSTQARSNVGTHPTTATQTRSTSRPHVFHQQTHPLGVGMSIGQAFDFDPFLSCNSHHVRRTSTTTPSTATSTSQATRTQTTPETPSQAQTATTSSATSNTSSTNTTASTTSQTNAIYDPLMYLQQQILGGRVGQPQANISVNINNSNSPEGLGNMVQIRTGGNIRVGIIGNSTGNATGGDLTLADLLERRGIQMSLFTSQDPETAENFLVNLSVLVVQNMTLEGLIRLRIGQSEPISHLRRPLQEFFQYSFPNVAPETLQEQATERLLSQLRPHFQSLLNAEEEANTRNGQQVDICATVEALLRRHIKDILQHLFNNDIDDTRFGQEIFNIVNNMGKQLCAVLRYSIRGGQGGLEVIASRFVTEMLGSIHPTVRRWVLNAFIAQFRTYSLRVTQPPDSEIVPLLIYKNAPSEATSVPSAPAHQPSQTQSETEPMETDTVQERTTFEASSLPEDREEIPETFPGHEALPSDWVPIIARDGLRQRRQLQMQGITNGGVATLSDAYLGTLPTKRRKLIEQQKPRLLVSPTPNHSAIAASMERLVREGVTRAGVEEVEGAAIAVAVDPGVRRAFGQAIRDCLNPHRLGTPDFPDPLRFPNATKYFADQDRPPK